The nucleotide sequence TTCTGAGATAATATGTACCGGACAGTTGCCGGTGCAGCCGCAGAAACTGGATGGCAACAGGAAAAACGGTATGATTTATACGCCTTATCATTATCGGCGCTGTATTCGGTGTCTGGACAGGTCCCGGGCCCGGAAAAAAACGACAAAAAAAGCCGCTGGTGGATTGTTTGTCATTGCCCTGCTGTTGTGCGCATCCCTGGTGCTCCGGGACAATTCCGCATCTCTGCCCGGAATCTCCGATTGTGACGCCTTCCCGGATCGCAACCCGAACAAAGCATTGCTCCGGCCCGTGACAACAGATACTGGAGTTGTAACAGAGGCGACAGATGCAAAGGCTCCCTCAGTCATGGAAAATCATCCCGGCGCCAGGCAGATATGGGACCAGGATTTTGGATCCACTCTTGAGGAAACCAGGGTCAGGGTTGCGGCCGGTGATACGCTTTATCAAATCTTGTGTAAAAAGGGCCTGGGCCGCCGGGAGGCTTATGATTTGACCCAGGCCATGCGGCCGGTTTTTAATCCGGCACAATTGCGCCAGGGCCAGGAACTGTCCATGGGTTTTGTCCGGGGCCCCCAGGGAAGCGACATGCTGCAGGTGTTAACGCTTTCACTGGATGCCAAAACCAGGGTTGAGGTCATGCGCGGCAATGACCACTGTTTCAAAGCCCGCAGGGTGGAACGTCAATTGCAGAAACGTCCGGCCCGGTTTGCTGCAGAGGTCAGCTCCAGCCTTTACCAGGCGGCCCGGGATCAGGGGCTGCCCATTTCGGTATTAATGAAACTGATACGGGTTTATTCCTATGATGTGGATTTTCAGCGCGACCTGCATTCCGGAGACCGGGTTGAAATTTTATACGAGGAAAAAACCACTCCCGAAGGCCGGCGGGTTGAAGCCGGAGATATTCTGTACGCCGCCATTCGGACCAATGGCAGGACCCTTCGGGTATACAGGCATGAAACACAGGACGGAAATGCCCGGTTTTTTGATTCTGAGGGCAACAGTGTGCGCAAGGCATT is from Desulfosalsimonas propionicica and encodes:
- a CDS encoding M23 family metallopeptidase; this encodes MIYTPYHYRRCIRCLDRSRARKKTTKKAAGGLFVIALLLCASLVLRDNSASLPGISDCDAFPDRNPNKALLRPVTTDTGVVTEATDAKAPSVMENHPGARQIWDQDFGSTLEETRVRVAAGDTLYQILCKKGLGRREAYDLTQAMRPVFNPAQLRQGQELSMGFVRGPQGSDMLQVLTLSLDAKTRVEVMRGNDHCFKARRVERQLQKRPARFAAEVSSSLYQAARDQGLPISVLMKLIRVYSYDVDFQRDLHSGDRVEILYEEKTTPEGRRVEAGDILYAAIRTNGRTLRVYRHETQDGNARFFDSEGNSVRKALMVTPIDGAAISSGYGMRRHPILGYNRMHKGLDFAAPKGTPIMAGGDGVVTYAGPRGSYGNYVHIRHPNNYETVYAHMSRHAEGLQSGKRVKQGEIIGYVGSTGRSTGPHLHYEIRHAGKSINPSTLKAPPGRGLEGDEMQRFLATKGHLENLYASLADSSKLALAEAPDEQQKFPAKN